The following are from one region of the Coffea eugenioides isolate CCC68of chromosome 2, Ceug_1.0, whole genome shotgun sequence genome:
- the LOC113760343 gene encoding protein O-glucosyltransferase 1-like gives MAQNANHSGVEEECPEYFQWIHEDLKPWRATGISREMVERGRVLAHIRVVIVGGRVYVENYKRAFQTRDVVTVWGILQLLRFYPGKLPDLDLMFECGDKPVIQKQDYEGSEATIPPPMFHYCGDNQTFDIVFPDWSFWGWSEVNIKPWELLKKDLKESSDKIKWMDREPNAYWKGNTLLGPQRRGLVKCNVSKNKEWNTQIYDLDWRRERKEGFKTTDLASQCRHRYKIYVEGHAWSVSQKYILACDSMSLVIDPHYYDFYSRGLLPTVHYWPISENDMCGSINNAVKWGNKHAKQAQEIGKAGSRFVQEKLMMRHVYDYMFHVLYQYAKLLKYQPTVPKGAVEVCSETLICNSKGLRKKFRSYSMVTNPAESSPCTLQPHFDQQKIQDRLKRKEHLKKQIEPFEAGENIRR, from the exons ATGGCACAAAATGCTAACCATTCGGGTGTTGAGGAGGAATGTCCAGAGTACTTTCAATGGATCCATGAAGATCTAAAACCATGGAGGGCCACTGGAATATCAAGGGAAATGGTAGAGAGAGGTAGAGTTCTAGCACATATAAGAGTAGTCATAGTTGGTGGGCGAGTGTATGTGGAGAACTACAAACGTGCCTTCCAAACAAGAGATGTCGTTACAGTGTGGGGTATATTGCAGCTTCTAAGGTTTTATCCTGGTAAATTACCAGACTTGGATCTAATGTTCGAGTGTGGTGACAAGCCAGTCATCCAAAAACAGGATTATGAAGGATCTGAGGCCACGATTCCACCACCAATGTTTCATTACTGTGGAGATAATCAGACTTTTGATATCGTTTTTCCTGACTGGTCCTTCTGGGGTTG GTCAGAAGTCAATATAAAGCCATGGGAGCTCCTGAAGAAGGATTTAAAAGAAAGCAGTGACAAAATTAAGTGGATGGACAGAGAGCCTAACGCTTACTGGAAGGGCAACACATTACTAGGTCCACAGAGACGTGGTCTTGTGAAATGCAATGTCTCAAAGAATAAGGAATGGAATACTCAAATCTATGATCTG GACTGGCGACGTGAGCGCAAAGAAGGCTTTAAAACTACAGATTTAGCAAGCCAATGTAGACACAG GTACAAAATATATGTTGAAGGACATGCATGGTCTGTTAGTCAAAAGTATATATTAGCATGTGATTCTATGAGTTTGGTCATAGATCCCCACTATTATGATTTCTACTCCAGGGGTTTGCTGCCCACAGTTCACTATTGGCCAATTAGTGAGAATGACATGTGTGGGTCTATTAACAATGCTGTAAAGTGGGGGAACAAACACGCAAAACAG GCACAAGAGATTGGAAAGGCAGGGAGCAGGTTTGTTCAGGAAAAGCTAATGATGAGACATGTTTATGACTATATGTTTCATGTCTTGTACCAATATGCAAAGCTCTTGAAATACCAGCCTACTGTTCCTAAAGGTGCAGTGGAAGTGTGCTCAGAGACATTGATCTGCAATTCGAAGGGATTAAGAAAGAAGTTTCGGTCATACTCCATGGTTACTAATCCTGCAGAGTCAAGCCCTTGCACCCTGCAACCTCACTTTGACCAGCAAAAAATTCAAGATCGTCTTAAAAGAAAAGAACATCTAAAGAAGCAAATTGAACCGTTTGAAGCTGGTGAAAATATCAGACGATAG
- the LOC113763254 gene encoding actin-depolymerizing factor 7-like, producing the protein MANSVSGIAVHDECKLKFLELKAKRNYRYIVFKIDDISKQVAIEKLGSHDETYEDFTNSLPADQCRYAVFDYDFTTEENCHKSKIYFIAWSPDTSKIRAKMVYASSKDRFKRELDGIQVELQATDPSEMSLDVIRSRAL; encoded by the exons GCAAATTCGGTCTCTGGTATTGCTGTTCATGATGAATGCAAGCTGAAATTCCTGGAGCTAAAAGCAAAGAGGAACTACAGATATATTGTGTTCAAGATCGATGATATATCCAAGCAAGTGGCAATAGAGAAGCTCGGGAGTCATGATGAAACCTATGAAGATTTCACTAACAGCTTACCAGCTGATCAGTGTCGATATGCTGTTTTCGATTACGATTTCACAACGGAAGAAAACTGCCATAAAAGCAAGATTTACTTCATAGCATG GTCTCCAGACACATCAAAGATCAGAGCTAAGATGGTCTACGCAAGCTCCAAAGATAGATTCAAGAGAGAATTAGATGGTATTCAGGTTGAGTTGCAAGCTACTGATCCTAGTGAGATGAGCTTGGATGTCATCAGATCACGAGCTCTGTAG